In the Nitrospira sp. genome, one interval contains:
- the serS gene encoding serine--tRNA ligase produces the protein MYDLRVLRDNLDGLRERLGPRGKDVAWEDLRKLTEDRRTRMIQVEELRHQLKKGSDEVARLKREKQSADAAMAAMKALGDTIKGQEDQLRLIEEQLAHIALRIPNLPHESVPTGQDADHNVEVRRWGSPPALSAPAQSHWDLGEALGILDFDRAVRMAKARFAVLTGLGARLERALINYMLDTHTSQHGYREVLPPLLVNRAAMTGTGQLPKFEDDLFQMRDEELFLIPTAEVPVTNLHREEILSEDALPIRYTAYTPCFRREAGSYGKDTRGLIRLHQFNKVELVAFAKPEQSYEELERLTSHAEAILQGLGLHYRVVTLCTGDMGFSAAKTYDIEVWLPSQQTFREISSCSNFEAFQARRASIRWRPKAGKKDTKPEFVHTLNGSGLAVGRTLVAILENYQQPDGSVAIPPVLQPYMGGLQKIETLA, from the coding sequence ATGTACGACCTTCGTGTCTTGCGAGACAATTTAGACGGACTTCGCGAGCGGCTCGGGCCACGCGGTAAAGATGTCGCATGGGAGGATCTTCGGAAATTGACCGAGGATCGCCGCACCCGAATGATCCAGGTGGAAGAACTTCGGCATCAGCTCAAAAAAGGTTCGGACGAGGTCGCTCGCCTGAAACGTGAGAAGCAATCTGCCGACGCGGCCATGGCAGCAATGAAAGCGCTGGGCGACACCATCAAAGGACAGGAAGATCAGCTTCGGCTTATAGAAGAACAATTGGCTCATATCGCTCTCCGCATCCCCAACCTTCCTCACGAGTCGGTACCGACCGGGCAGGATGCCGACCACAATGTTGAGGTGCGTCGATGGGGCTCGCCGCCCGCCCTCTCCGCTCCGGCCCAGTCGCACTGGGATCTCGGAGAAGCGCTTGGAATTTTGGACTTTGATCGGGCCGTGCGCATGGCGAAAGCCCGCTTTGCGGTGCTGACCGGGCTGGGAGCGCGCCTCGAGCGGGCGCTCATCAATTATATGTTGGACACCCATACCAGCCAGCACGGGTATCGAGAGGTGCTGCCTCCGTTGCTGGTCAATCGCGCGGCGATGACCGGAACAGGACAGTTACCGAAGTTCGAGGACGACCTGTTTCAAATGCGCGACGAAGAGCTGTTCTTAATCCCCACCGCAGAAGTCCCGGTGACGAATTTGCACCGAGAAGAGATACTGTCCGAAGACGCGCTGCCGATTCGCTACACTGCCTATACGCCTTGCTTTCGACGTGAGGCCGGTTCCTACGGCAAGGACACGCGAGGACTGATTCGCCTCCATCAATTCAACAAGGTGGAACTCGTCGCTTTTGCAAAACCTGAGCAATCGTATGAAGAACTGGAGCGATTGACGTCTCATGCGGAGGCCATTCTACAGGGGCTTGGCCTACACTATCGAGTCGTCACGCTCTGCACCGGCGACATGGGCTTCTCTGCCGCGAAAACATACGACATTGAGGTCTGGCTCCCTTCGCAGCAGACCTTTCGCGAGATCTCGTCCTGCAGCAATTTTGAGGCATTTCAGGCGCGCCGCGCGAGCATTCGTTGGCGCCCTAAGGCCGGCAAAAAAGATACGAAGCCGGAGTTTGTTCATACATTGAACGGCTCCGGGTTGGCTGTCGGGCGCACGCTGGTCGCCATTCTCGAAAATTATCAGCAACCTGACGGTTCGGTCGCTATCCCACCCGTCCTGCAGCCCTATATGGGAGGACTTCAGAAGATAGAAACGCTCGCATGA
- a CDS encoding helix-turn-helix domain-containing protein, giving the protein MKPAAETVTIPLRDTGAALAMLRFVIHSAGPEHYADCVTTLRQLDAVIMGRLAQGSTPEPRRVDPLPAERYLNIEEVCAQFKVTARWLYRHKSKMPHSQPSRKRLIFPEKAVTRWFASRQSA; this is encoded by the coding sequence ATGAAACCCGCAGCCGAAACCGTAACGATTCCCCTGCGCGATACTGGCGCGGCCTTGGCTATGCTGCGTTTCGTGATTCATTCAGCCGGACCCGAGCACTATGCCGACTGTGTGACGACCCTGCGCCAACTCGATGCCGTGATAATGGGCCGACTTGCGCAAGGTTCGACACCAGAGCCGAGGCGGGTTGATCCGCTTCCGGCGGAACGGTATTTAAACATTGAGGAAGTATGCGCACAATTTAAGGTGACGGCCCGCTGGCTCTATCGGCACAAATCGAAAATGCCTCACTCTCAGCCAAGCCGGAAGCGGTTGATCTTTCCTGAGAAGGCGGTTACAAGGTGGTTTGCGAGTCGACAATCCGCTTGA
- a CDS encoding helix-turn-helix domain-containing protein yields MNELLTIREAAKELRCSPNFLYVRVKQLPHIRLSKHAIRFERHVLLEHFKQAATHEETR; encoded by the coding sequence ATGAATGAGTTGTTAACGATTCGAGAAGCCGCGAAGGAGCTTCGATGCTCACCCAATTTCCTCTATGTGCGAGTCAAGCAGCTTCCCCATATTCGCCTTTCGAAGCATGCCATTCGCTTTGAACGACATGTACTGCTGGAGCACTTCAAGCAGGCAGCCACTCACGAAGAGACGCGATGA
- a CDS encoding helix-turn-helix domain-containing protein has product MTAKELHKLRKVLGLTQAGLAQAVGVTANAIALAERGERGISEPLARLVKMLVQVHTGELVPKRSTKRKPS; this is encoded by the coding sequence ATGACGGCAAAAGAACTGCACAAGCTGCGAAAGGTGTTGGGATTGACGCAGGCCGGATTAGCTCAGGCGGTAGGTGTGACGGCGAACGCTATCGCCTTAGCCGAGCGAGGTGAGCGGGGCATCAGCGAACCGCTGGCCCGGTTAGTGAAGATGCTGGTTCAAGTGCACACGGGAGAGTTAGTGCCCAAACGGTCAACCAAAAGGAAGCCATCATGA
- a CDS encoding helix-turn-helix domain-containing protein: MPLVNVKQAAQELACSESFLRKQMGRRDFPQYRLGSDVRLDLTELRAWFRRNSRGPSDHADSLNGSRTNDQGAA, translated from the coding sequence ATGCCGCTCGTGAATGTAAAGCAGGCCGCGCAAGAGCTGGCCTGTAGTGAGTCGTTCTTGCGCAAACAGATGGGCAGGCGAGACTTTCCCCAGTATCGTCTTGGGTCAGATGTCCGGCTAGATCTGACCGAATTGCGAGCCTGGTTTCGGAGGAACAGCAGGGGACCAAGTGACCATGCTGACTCGCTGAATGGCTCTAGGACGAACGATCAGGGCGCGGCCTAA
- a CDS encoding response regulator, giving the protein MEEPQGAVVSANGMVLSSDAQTSQAMESTLSHEDSSRLYAWLPSLIVILLFATLTISALALHYVEAHLVASSGETVALAATDVADKLDRFLFERYSNVLMAANLMSARAADRKYQREYLDRMKELYPEYLWLGITNERGQVVVATDSTTVGRDYSAESWFQSVLHGGSVHVGDIEPFAIMGGVDAVELTAPMKGSHGEFLGTITTRVSMTSLENVLIQTLLAYQQREGLQGGVAYEFLTKSGVAFVQSELQFKGNVNLKQLGLSSALLAEQSSSGYVEEAHPHRHVPIITGYSKTHPLGKFEGMHWTVLMHVDRDDVLRRVHSILWNLGLAGSVVVCPVFGVLLWTMKRVQKEHLSAQHESRTAKAAEASLRESQANVSAYAGTLEEKNRALDLALVEAQAATVAKSAFLATMSHEIRTPMNGIIGMTGLLMDTPLTSEQREYAEIVRRSSESLLHIVNDILDFSKFEAGALKLEQIDFDLRTIVEEALDLSIEEAQRKGLELGCLLRADVPESLRGDPGRLRQILVNLTANAVKFTERGEVMIHVTRGEEQRDHVQLHFMVKDTGIGISKEAQAKLFQPFSQADSSTTRKFGGTGLGLAICKQLVEQMGGQIILESEVGQGTAFRFTILLSKQTNPAPIPAIPGGVLKGKRICIVDDNATNRCILEQYASQWEMSSVSASGGPQALELLRTAYALGTPFDAAILDLQMPDMDGFELGRAISTDPVLGATRLLLLTSVGIRGQAEQARAAGIAAYLTKPVRRAQLHDCLCMILGETSTPAVSRTEDPPRVLVTRHVIGEAASARRPRILVAEDNIYNQKVIVRMLEKLGYRADVVADGLEAVDAVARIPYAAVLMDWQMPELDGLQATEKIRMNERRHAGRQTPIIALTANATREDAERCLAAGMNDYLSKPVRKEELALVIEKWLSAATKQVTGSGPQA; this is encoded by the coding sequence ATGGAGGAGCCACAGGGGGCGGTGGTATCTGCAAATGGTATGGTCTTGAGCTCCGATGCGCAGACATCCCAGGCTATGGAATCGACACTCTCTCACGAGGATTCGTCTCGCCTGTATGCATGGCTTCCCTCGCTGATCGTGATTCTTTTGTTTGCCACACTCACGATCAGTGCGTTGGCTTTGCATTATGTGGAAGCACACCTCGTCGCGTCATCCGGTGAAACGGTGGCCCTGGCCGCAACGGATGTAGCCGACAAATTGGACCGCTTTCTATTCGAGCGCTACAGCAATGTCCTTATGGCCGCCAATCTCATGAGCGCGCGAGCGGCTGATCGGAAATACCAGCGTGAATATCTAGATCGCATGAAGGAATTGTATCCGGAATATCTGTGGCTAGGGATCACCAACGAGCGGGGGCAGGTTGTCGTCGCGACGGACTCGACAACCGTCGGTCGTGACTACAGTGCTGAATCCTGGTTTCAGTCGGTGTTGCACGGAGGGTCGGTCCATGTTGGTGATATCGAACCATTCGCCATCATGGGAGGAGTGGACGCCGTCGAACTTACCGCGCCGATGAAAGGATCCCACGGAGAATTTCTGGGGACCATTACGACACGTGTCTCAATGACCAGCTTAGAAAATGTGTTGATTCAAACCCTGCTGGCGTATCAACAGCGTGAAGGTCTGCAGGGAGGGGTGGCCTATGAGTTTCTGACCAAATCAGGTGTGGCATTTGTTCAGTCCGAATTGCAGTTTAAAGGGAATGTTAACCTCAAGCAACTAGGCTTGTCCTCTGCCCTGTTGGCGGAGCAGTCTTCCTCGGGGTATGTGGAAGAGGCGCATCCACATCGCCATGTTCCAATTATCACTGGGTATAGCAAAACGCACCCCCTCGGAAAATTCGAAGGAATGCACTGGACGGTCCTCATGCATGTGGATCGAGACGACGTCTTGAGGCGAGTCCATTCCATTCTCTGGAATCTTGGCCTCGCGGGCAGCGTCGTGGTATGTCCCGTCTTCGGTGTGTTGCTGTGGACGATGAAACGCGTGCAGAAAGAACATCTCTCTGCTCAACATGAGAGTCGAACAGCCAAAGCCGCAGAGGCCTCACTTCGTGAGAGCCAAGCCAACGTGAGTGCGTATGCGGGGACACTCGAGGAGAAAAATCGGGCGTTGGATCTGGCCTTGGTCGAGGCGCAGGCAGCCACCGTAGCGAAGTCCGCATTTCTGGCGACCATGAGTCATGAGATTCGCACGCCAATGAATGGGATCATTGGAATGACGGGCCTCTTGATGGACACTCCCTTGACATCCGAACAGCGCGAATATGCGGAAATCGTCCGACGTTCCAGCGAAAGTCTGTTACACATCGTCAACGATATCCTGGATTTTTCGAAGTTTGAGGCCGGCGCGCTCAAACTTGAGCAGATCGATTTTGATCTTCGGACGATCGTTGAGGAGGCGTTGGACTTGTCGATCGAAGAGGCGCAGCGGAAGGGGTTGGAACTGGGGTGTCTGCTGCGTGCGGACGTCCCGGAATCCTTACGGGGTGATCCCGGACGATTGCGGCAAATTCTCGTGAATTTGACAGCCAACGCGGTGAAGTTTACGGAACGCGGTGAGGTCATGATTCATGTGACCCGGGGAGAAGAACAACGCGACCACGTCCAACTCCACTTCATGGTGAAGGACACCGGTATTGGAATCTCGAAGGAGGCACAAGCGAAGTTGTTCCAACCCTTTTCGCAAGCCGATAGTTCAACGACGAGAAAGTTTGGCGGGACTGGACTTGGCTTGGCCATTTGCAAGCAGTTGGTGGAACAGATGGGCGGGCAAATCATTCTGGAAAGTGAAGTCGGTCAGGGGACGGCATTTCGATTTACCATACTGCTGTCCAAGCAAACCAACCCCGCGCCGATCCCGGCTATCCCCGGAGGTGTCCTCAAGGGAAAGCGGATATGCATCGTGGATGATAACGCCACCAACCGATGTATTCTGGAGCAATATGCGTCACAGTGGGAGATGTCGAGCGTCTCCGCGTCCGGCGGACCCCAGGCGCTGGAGCTCTTGAGAACGGCGTACGCCCTAGGAACACCCTTTGATGCAGCGATTCTTGACTTGCAGATGCCTGACATGGATGGATTTGAGTTAGGGCGCGCCATTAGCACCGATCCTGTCTTGGGCGCGACGCGCCTTCTTTTGCTGACATCAGTTGGGATACGCGGACAGGCTGAGCAGGCTCGAGCCGCGGGGATTGCGGCCTATTTGACCAAGCCCGTGCGTCGAGCTCAATTGCATGATTGTCTATGTATGATTTTGGGAGAGACGAGTACTCCGGCAGTCAGCCGAACGGAGGATCCTCCGCGTGTATTGGTGACTCGGCATGTCATTGGGGAGGCGGCCTCTGCCAGGCGTCCGCGCATTTTGGTCGCGGAGGACAACATCTATAACCAAAAAGTGATTGTTCGAATGTTGGAAAAGTTAGGCTATCGTGCCGATGTGGTGGCAGATGGTCTCGAAGCCGTTGACGCAGTGGCTCGTATTCCTTACGCGGCGGTATTAATGGATTGGCAAATGCCTGAACTTGATGGGCTCCAAGCCACAGAAAAGATTCGGATGAATGAACGACGTCACGCTGGTCGTCAAACTCCTATTATCGCCCTGACGGCGAATGCCACACGCGAAGACGCTGAACGCTGTTTGGCTGCGGGTATGAATGACTATCTGAGTAAACCCGTGAGGAAAGAAGAGCTGGCGCTCGTGATCGAAAAATGGCTGTCTGCGGCAACCAAACAAGTGACCGGCTCGGGACCTCAAGCTTAG
- a CDS encoding phage major capsid protein, whose protein sequence is MNGGIVGLEKSLGEIKVGITNMVMKHDDLEHKQDELSKYVHGRVKAGLKASLPGVDHYPFSFGKALLAISAMNRGQAHLVKEWNVGHELDVMTQATKKAMDTGTAGSGGGYLIPRELMPEIIEMMRAEAQLVQLGVTVLDGLKGSPVEFSKQLAAGSIQWVGQNQIIPKSDPSFGGVQLTPKIAAMRCGFSNLLNILSNPGIEDLIRRDFARVLALEVDRVILEGTGTSNQPMGIAQMPGVQTFALGTDGGVLGWDEVTDLLGKLEDANVPSKKLGLAFHPKVKRLLKKQKVAQYSGDTKGAYTVAPAASDEKLREILGVNFASTTQIATNLTKGSGTGLSRVYAADFSEVVLGMWGGLEIIATNIGGDAWITNSIEARLVANMDVGARHQESIVICSDAKTA, encoded by the coding sequence ATGAATGGCGGAATAGTAGGACTCGAAAAGTCACTAGGGGAAATCAAAGTCGGCATCACGAACATGGTGATGAAGCATGATGATCTCGAACATAAGCAGGACGAGCTCTCAAAGTATGTGCATGGTCGTGTGAAGGCTGGGCTGAAAGCCAGTCTGCCAGGTGTCGATCATTACCCCTTCAGCTTCGGGAAGGCACTGTTGGCAATCTCAGCAATGAATAGGGGCCAGGCCCATCTCGTCAAAGAGTGGAACGTAGGTCATGAGCTGGATGTGATGACCCAGGCCACCAAGAAGGCCATGGACACCGGCACGGCGGGTTCTGGAGGGGGGTACCTAATTCCTCGGGAACTCATGCCTGAGATCATTGAAATGATGCGAGCCGAGGCGCAGTTGGTGCAGCTCGGCGTGACGGTGCTGGACGGGCTCAAAGGCTCGCCGGTTGAATTCTCAAAGCAATTGGCGGCGGGATCGATTCAGTGGGTTGGTCAAAATCAGATCATTCCGAAATCTGACCCCTCGTTTGGCGGTGTGCAGTTGACGCCAAAAATTGCCGCCATGCGCTGCGGCTTTAGCAATCTTCTGAACATCTTGAGTAATCCCGGTATTGAAGATCTGATACGACGGGATTTTGCTCGGGTTCTTGCCCTTGAAGTTGACCGGGTGATTCTCGAAGGCACAGGCACAAGCAATCAGCCGATGGGTATTGCTCAAATGCCTGGTGTGCAGACATTCGCCTTAGGGACGGATGGTGGCGTGCTCGGATGGGACGAGGTCACTGACCTGTTAGGAAAACTCGAAGACGCGAATGTGCCTAGCAAGAAATTGGGATTGGCGTTCCATCCCAAGGTCAAGCGCCTTTTAAAGAAGCAAAAGGTCGCCCAATATTCTGGAGACACGAAAGGTGCATATACCGTTGCTCCGGCTGCGTCGGATGAGAAGCTGCGCGAAATTCTGGGGGTCAACTTTGCCTCAACGACGCAGATTGCCACCAATCTGACTAAAGGCTCCGGTACCGGCCTGAGCCGCGTATACGCCGCCGATTTCTCGGAAGTCGTACTTGGCATGTGGGGCGGATTGGAGATCATTGCCACCAACATTGGTGGTGATGCGTGGATTACGAACAGCATTGAAGCTCGTCTCGTTGCCAACATGGATGTTGGCGCACGGCATCAGGAGAGCATTGTGATTTGCTCTGACGCCAAAACAGCATAG